In Saccharolobus solfataricus, a genomic segment contains:
- a CDS encoding class II glutamine amidotransferase, translated as MCRMLAYYGRDKDYLKKLANCLVRASQKDPLSDDIHGDGWGVAALTTNKLVYYRSHLPIFEDKDNLESIIDSLDGEVKVIIHARQASDKNLVSVYYSHPYLESNHERLLFLAHNGSVDKYKLGEMIGIDPTLMVDSELVAKYLSIYGIKEVDKLRDVTQSALNLLLLEINRKDRSSHLFYYNYYRKDKIRRKEDYYKLYLHNGAVYSSSLAYTGCEKGEEVELGKLLVLNG; from the coding sequence ATGTGTAGAATGTTAGCATACTACGGACGGGATAAGGATTACCTTAAAAAATTAGCCAATTGCTTAGTTAGGGCATCTCAAAAGGATCCCCTATCAGATGACATTCACGGAGATGGATGGGGGGTTGCAGCACTGACTACAAATAAGTTAGTATACTATAGGAGTCACTTACCCATTTTTGAAGATAAGGATAACCTAGAGAGTATAATAGACTCATTAGACGGTGAAGTGAAAGTAATTATCCACGCTAGACAGGCAAGTGATAAAAACTTAGTCTCTGTATACTATTCTCACCCCTATTTAGAAAGTAATCACGAACGTTTACTTTTTCTGGCACACAATGGAAGTGTTGATAAGTATAAACTAGGTGAAATGATAGGGATAGACCCTACACTGATGGTGGATTCTGAATTAGTTGCAAAGTATTTATCTATTTATGGGATTAAGGAAGTTGATAAGCTCAGAGACGTTACACAATCTGCGTTAAACTTACTCCTATTGGAGATAAATAGAAAAGATAGATCTTCTCATCTATTCTATTATAACTATTATAGAAAGGATAAGATACGCAGAAAAGAGGACTATTACAAGCTGTATCTTCATAACGGTGCAGTATATTCATCCTCATTAGCATATACTGGATGCGAAAAAGGAGAGGAAGTAGAGTTAGGAAAGTTGTTAGTGTTAAATGGTTAA
- a CDS encoding IS200/IS605 family accessory protein TnpB-related protein: protein MKNLRRDIYMKLGKYFAEHYDTVVMEDINVKKLVGKSLKVMRRRLHDIGFYEFRTILEYQLIKYGKKFTLVDPAYTSMTCARCGYVREDLTGVFSCSHLIRYHIVKLYQVLSNILYSLQVSLI from the coding sequence GTGAAGAACTTGAGGAGAGATATTTACATGAAGCTCGGTAAGTATTTTGCAGAACACTACGATACCGTGGTAATGGAGGATATTAACGTTAAGAAGCTGGTTGGTAAGTCTCTCAAGGTAATGAGGAGGAGGCTTCACGATATTGGTTTTTACGAGTTTAGGACGATACTGGAGTATCAACTAATAAAATACGGTAAGAAGTTCACCCTCGTCGATCCAGCATACACGTCGATGACTTGTGCTAGATGCGGATACGTTAGGGAAGATTTAACGGGAGTGTTCTCATGCAGTCATCTTATTCGATATCATATAGTAAAATTATATCAAGTTCTCTCTAATATACTGTACTCCCTTCAAGTAAGTCTCATTTAA